One Alcaligenes ammonioxydans DNA segment encodes these proteins:
- the metX gene encoding homoserine O-succinyltransferase MetX codes for MATDSVPCANVGAPSPSCGLIPEGSVGPVQAELIAFDEPLHLRSGQVLPSYELAVETYGTLNKERSNAVLVCHALNASHHVAGYYDDDPKSVGWWDNMVGPGKAVDTDRFFVIGVNNIGSCFGSTGPSSINPATGKPWGSEFPVLTVEDWVRAQARLADYFGIRKFAAVMGGSLGGMQALSWAISCPDRVENCVVIASTPRLSAQNIAFNEVARSAILSDPQFHGGNYYEHGVVPKAGLGVARMVGHITYLSDTVMAEKFGRTQRAPAQGGEYHYNYGVEFEVESYLRYQGEKFSRYFDANTYLIITRALDYFDPSRPYQGDLSKALENVMAKFLLVSFTTDWRFSPERSREIVQALLRNQRQVTYAEIDAPHGHDAFLLEDPRYHAVVQGYYDQIAVNLGLPARTRTTGVLAK; via the coding sequence ATGGCCACTGATTCCGTCCCCTGCGCCAACGTTGGCGCCCCTAGCCCATCCTGCGGATTGATCCCCGAAGGTTCTGTGGGCCCTGTACAAGCCGAACTCATTGCGTTTGATGAACCGCTGCACCTGCGCAGCGGGCAAGTGCTGCCCAGCTACGAGCTGGCCGTCGAGACGTACGGCACCCTGAATAAAGAGCGCAGCAACGCGGTCCTGGTGTGTCATGCGCTCAATGCCTCGCATCACGTTGCCGGCTATTACGATGACGATCCCAAAAGCGTAGGCTGGTGGGACAATATGGTCGGTCCCGGCAAGGCCGTGGATACGGATCGGTTTTTTGTCATTGGCGTCAACAATATTGGCTCCTGTTTTGGTTCTACGGGGCCGTCCAGCATCAATCCCGCTACCGGCAAGCCCTGGGGCTCCGAGTTTCCCGTTCTGACCGTGGAGGACTGGGTACGTGCCCAGGCGCGTCTGGCCGACTATTTTGGCATTCGCAAGTTCGCGGCCGTCATGGGAGGATCGCTGGGGGGCATGCAAGCCTTGAGCTGGGCGATCAGTTGCCCCGATCGCGTCGAGAACTGCGTGGTTATTGCCAGCACACCGCGCCTGTCAGCGCAGAATATTGCGTTTAACGAAGTGGCCCGCAGTGCCATTTTGTCTGACCCGCAGTTTCATGGCGGCAATTATTACGAGCATGGCGTGGTACCCAAGGCCGGACTGGGCGTGGCCCGCATGGTGGGCCATATCACCTACCTGTCTGATACCGTCATGGCCGAGAAGTTTGGCCGCACCCAGCGTGCGCCGGCGCAAGGTGGCGAATACCACTACAACTATGGCGTGGAATTCGAGGTCGAATCCTATCTGCGTTATCAGGGAGAGAAGTTCTCACGCTACTTTGACGCCAATACCTACCTGATCATTACGCGGGCCCTGGATTACTTTGATCCGTCCCGTCCGTATCAGGGGGATCTGAGCAAAGCCCTGGAAAACGTGATGGCCAAGTTCCTGCTTGTTTCCTTCACCACGGACTGGCGTTTTTCGCCCGAGCGCTCGCGTGAAATTGTGCAGGCCCTGCTCCGTAACCAGCGTCAGGTGACCTACGCTGAAATCGATGCTCCGCATGGACATGATGCTTTCTTGCTGGAAGACCCCCGCTACCATGCGGTCGTACAGGGATACTATGATCAGATCGCCGTTAATTTGGGCTTGCCTGCGCGCACGCGCACGACGGGGGTGCTGGCAAAATGA
- a CDS encoding response regulator transcription factor codes for MTYLTSREQSCLNWAAHGKTSWEISIILGITERTINFHFQNAYAKLGVYSRQAAITLALQQRLISGDPASELSRQRKSLPEPHPAPYRNPS; via the coding sequence GTGACGTATTTAACTTCACGCGAACAGTCCTGCCTGAACTGGGCTGCCCATGGCAAGACCAGCTGGGAAATCAGCATCATCCTGGGCATTACTGAGCGCACGATCAACTTTCATTTCCAGAACGCTTACGCCAAACTGGGGGTTTACAGCCGCCAGGCCGCCATTACCCTGGCCTTGCAACAGCGCCTGATCAGCGGCGACCCCGCTAGCGAGCTAAGCCGTCAAAGAAAATCTTTGCCTGAGCCGCATCCGGCGCCTTACCGGAATCCGTCATAA
- the gshA gene encoding glutamate--cysteine ligase → MNTSHERRLALQQNPDILKGILRGIEKEGLRVDALGQLAKTPHPRAIGSALTNAHITTDYAEALLELITEPQARVEDVLQELADIHTFVAGKLDQEIIWNQSMPALLPAEKEIAIAWYGTSNTGMLKHVYRRGLAERYGKPMQCIAGVHYNFSLPDGIWPLLNVCGDNLQDQRSNGYLALIRNFTRYSWLLMYLFGASPVLDANFLQGRSNNLDKIDDDTLTMPWATSLRMSDLGYHNKEAQAELQLCYNDLDTFVMRMYHAAVTPWPDYEKLGTHRDGEWIQLNTHILQIENEYYSSIRPKRTTQRSERPATALAQRGVEYIEVRCLDIDPESPTGISEQTCRFLDTFLLFCAVQDSPFFPDGGYCQDSKNNFATVVREGRRPGLMLTNQQKQAVSLQQWGREILQSLLPYAHLLDHALDTDGHTQAVQAQMRKLDDPERTPSAQLLKRLHETGLSFHDYALQRSREHHASLLAHPLPADKQAAFEQQAADSLQAQLDIEAQDQESFEDYVQRYERNLIPPEIQNR, encoded by the coding sequence ATGAACACCAGCCACGAACGCCGCCTTGCCCTGCAACAGAACCCCGATATCTTGAAGGGGATCTTGCGAGGCATCGAGAAAGAAGGACTGCGCGTTGATGCGCTGGGCCAGCTGGCAAAGACTCCCCACCCCCGCGCCATTGGTTCTGCCCTTACCAATGCCCACATCACCACCGATTACGCCGAGGCCCTGCTGGAGCTGATTACCGAGCCGCAAGCCCGGGTTGAGGACGTGCTGCAAGAGCTGGCCGATATTCATACCTTTGTCGCCGGCAAACTGGATCAGGAAATCATCTGGAACCAGTCCATGCCCGCCTTGCTGCCCGCCGAAAAGGAGATTGCCATTGCCTGGTACGGCACCTCCAACACGGGCATGCTCAAGCATGTTTACCGTCGCGGCCTGGCCGAACGCTATGGAAAACCCATGCAGTGTATTGCCGGGGTGCATTACAACTTCTCCCTGCCCGACGGCATCTGGCCCTTGCTGAACGTCTGCGGTGACAATCTGCAAGACCAACGCTCCAATGGCTACCTGGCGCTGATTCGCAATTTCACACGCTACTCCTGGTTGCTGATGTATCTGTTTGGCGCCTCGCCCGTGCTGGATGCGAACTTCCTGCAAGGTCGCAGCAACAATCTGGACAAGATCGACGACGACACGCTGACCATGCCCTGGGCAACCAGCCTGCGCATGAGCGACCTGGGCTATCACAACAAGGAAGCCCAAGCCGAGCTTCAGCTTTGCTACAACGACCTGGACACCTTTGTGATGCGCATGTATCACGCTGCCGTGACCCCTTGGCCGGATTACGAAAAGCTGGGCACGCACCGTGATGGCGAGTGGATTCAGCTCAACACCCACATCCTGCAGATTGAAAACGAGTACTACTCCAGCATCCGCCCCAAGCGCACAACCCAGCGCAGCGAACGCCCGGCCACCGCCCTGGCTCAGCGCGGTGTGGAGTACATCGAAGTACGCTGCCTGGATATCGACCCCGAATCCCCTACTGGCATATCCGAGCAAACCTGTCGCTTTCTGGATACCTTCCTGCTGTTCTGTGCCGTGCAAGACAGCCCCTTTTTCCCGGACGGTGGCTACTGTCAGGACAGCAAGAACAACTTTGCCACCGTCGTGCGTGAAGGCCGTCGCCCCGGCCTGATGTTGACCAACCAGCAAAAACAAGCGGTCAGCTTGCAACAATGGGGACGGGAGATTCTCCAGTCCCTCTTACCCTACGCACACTTGCTGGATCACGCCCTGGATACAGACGGCCATACCCAAGCCGTGCAGGCACAAATGCGTAAACTGGACGATCCGGAACGGACACCGTCGGCCCAGTTACTGAAACGTTTACACGAGACGGGCCTGAGCTTTCATGACTACGCCCTACAGCGCAGCCGCGAACACCACGCCAGCCTGCTGGCCCATCCTTTGCCGGCTGACAAGCAAGCCGCTTTCGAACAGCAGGCCGCCGACTCTTTGCAGGCCCAGCTGGATATTGAAGCCCAGGATCAAGAGTCCTTTGAAGATTATGTCCAGCGCTACGAGCGCAACCTCATTCCCCCGGAAATTCAGAACCGTTAA